In Anas platyrhynchos isolate ZD024472 breed Pekin duck chromosome 19, IASCAAS_PekinDuck_T2T, whole genome shotgun sequence, the genomic window GTGCCTCCCCCTCTGGCACGGAGCTATTGATCTCCCATGGGAAGTAGTAGACCCCAGCATTTGGCAGCATCTCAAGCAACCTGTAGGAAAGCAGATCTGAGCTCCTGCCAACCTGTACCTGGCCCGGTGCTGGGTGAGACTGCCCTGAAACCCCTGCTGTGCCAATGTCCCCCCCagccagggggctgcaggagctgcctgccttCCCCGCTGAGTGCTGCGTGCAGCATCCTCCCCTGGCATGGAAGGAGACTGCCTTCCCCCACCACAACCCGACGTGAACAGCAACAGGCAGCCCACCAGACCCCCCAGGTTTCCCCCACATTTCGGGTGAGTTGATGAAGATTAAGGAAGTGGAAATAATGGTGAGTGAAGAAAAGTAGGGATTGAGACGTTCAGGGAGTGTGAAGGacggagctgcaggctgctgaggTGACAGGGTGCCATGCAGTAAAACTTAAGAGATAGTCCTGAGTCTTCTCATGCTGCAGGATAGGAAATTCAATTCTGGCACTGGCTGATCCTGCAGTTGGAGAACAATTCTGTGCTGTGGCCAGGCATGTGGCTGTGCCCCAGAGTGGTTTCTTCTggcattttctctgctttctcccTTGCAGTCTCTGGATTTGGCAAGTTTCTGTGCTCCATTTAATACTTTTCTCTCTGGCTTCAAGCCCCACTGGGGGAAGATGCCAATTGTTGCCCACAGCCCCTGCAAACCAGACAAGGGATGCCTCCCAAGGTGCTGGGGAGCACCAGTACTgaccccacagcagcagggacacactGAGCTGCAACCCCAAGGCTTTAACGCTCGGTGCCTCTTCCCCACCCCATGCATTGCTCAGGGGGCTGTAACCTCTCAAAACACCCCGCTGCCATCCCATAGACCAGCTGTGGGAGGCCACCGAAAGCAGGGTGATCCTGCATGCACTGCACAACATCAGCAGCAGCACGTTATGTGTGCATTTAGTGTATGCTTGGCTCCAAGTGCAGCACATTAACCACACACAGTGTGCTATCCAAGGCGCTACGTAACCTGTGCCCTGTCCCAGTGCAGTATGCTGTGTGGGCACTTAATGAGCCATTTAACTAATCGTTTATTAAACGCGTGGCTGCAGATGCAGCACGTTATGTGCATGATCAATCTGTTACTTAATTCACAATTGAATGCACAGCCAAGATACGGCAGTTACATGCACATCCAGCCTGAGATGCAACATGTtatatgtaaatttaatacTTAATTTAATGCACGATTGAATGTATGCTCAGCCTCAAATGCAAAATGTTGTACGCATGTTTAATTCACAAGGAATGAGAAGTCCCAGATGCAACACATTATCTGCATTTAGTGCACAGTTTCAGGCAagcacagccacagctgcagaATATTGTATGCATGGTTTAATGCACAATTTGATGCACTCCCAGCCCCAGATGTACCACGCTGTGTGCACATTTACAGCACGATTTAATGCACGCTCAGCCCTAGGACGCACCACGTATGCACACTGAACACATGTGCACTGCATGCCCAGGCACACCATGTGGCATGCACGTTTAAAGCATGATTTAATGCatgcccagccccaggcacacACCATGGTGTGTGCTTATTTAAGGTATGATTTAATGCATGCCCAGCCCTGGGTATACCATGTTGCATGCACATTTACAGCCCGATTTAATTTatgcccagccccaggcaccccatgccatatgcatatatacagcCTGATTTAATGCATGCTTAACCCCGGGGACACCACGTTGCATGCTTATTTAAGGTATGATTTAATGCACGTGCAGTCCCGTGCACTCTATGCGTGCACCTTTAAAGTAGGATTTAATGCATGTGCAGCCCTGTACACACCACGTGTGCACATTTAAGGCAGGATTTAATGCATGTGCAGCCCCGTGCACACCATGCATGCACATTTAAAGCAGGAGTTAATGCATGTGCAGCCCCGTGCACACCGCACATGCACATTTAAGGCAGGATTTAATGCACGTGCAGCCCTGTACACACCACGTATGCACGTTTAAGGTGTGATTTAATGTATGTGCAGCCCCGTGCACACCACGCATGCACAATTAAGGTATGATTTACTGCATGTGCAACCCCGTGCACATGTTCCACACCCATTTAAAGCAGGATTTAATGCAGATGCAGCCCCGTGCACACCATGCATGCACATTTAAAGTAGGATTTAATGCATGTGCAGCCCTGTACACACCACGTACGCACATTTAAGGTATGATTTACTGCATGTGCAACCTCGTGCACATGTTCCACACCCATTTAAAGCAGGATTTAATGCATGTGCAGCCCTGTGCACCCCACGTATGCACATTTCAGGTACGATTTAACGCAGATGCAGCCCCGTGCACACCATGCATGCACATTTAAGGCAGGATTTAATGCAGATGCAGCCCCGTGCACACCACGTTGCACGCACGTTTGCAGCCCGATTGAATTTACACCCAGTCCCAGGCACGCCGTGCCTCATGCATGCACCGTGCCCGTTCCCAGCCCTATttcgtgccccccccccgccccgcactCACCTCtggcccctccgctccccccccccccctccagccggGGGTGGGGTCACGTGGCGGGGCGTGAGGTCGCGGGCGTGACGTCACGCGGGGGCTGGCGGAGCTGAGGTCGGACGCAGGCGCAGGGCGGGTGGAGCTCAGAGGAGCCGAACCTGGGCCGGGGGGAGCCGAGTCGGAGCCGAACCGGACCCGAAAGGAGCCGAGCGGACCCGAACGGACTCGAACCTGAACCGAGAGGAGCCGAACCAGAACCGAGAGGACCCGAACGGAGCCGAACCAGAACCGAGACGACCCGAACCTTAACCGAGAGGAGCCGAACGGAGCCGAACCGGGGCCGAACCGGAGCCGAGCGGAGCCGAACCCGACCCGAGCGGAGCCGAagcggagccgccgccgccgcctcacgATGATGAACGCCGACCTGCGCAGGGAGCGGGCCGCCGCCACCTTCCAGCCCGAGCTGCTCACCCACATCCTGGACGGCGGCGCCGAGCGCACCCGGCGCCGAAAGGAGATTGGTGAGGGAGGCCCCGAGGGGAGCTGtgaggagagggggggaggcTCGGGAGGGGCGGCTGTGGGCCctgagggggctctggggggccttcaggggaggaaagggggttctaggggggagaggagggccctgagggggctttgggggagATGAGGTGCTCCAGGGAGAGGGTCAGGCTGTGAGGAGatggggtgcaggcaggggggTGCCTGAGGGAAGGGATTTCCCCccttggggtgcagggggggggaTGTGAGGCTGGTGAAAGGGTGCCAGGCTCCCATCCTCCCCCTTCTGCCTGGTGAGAGGCAGCTTCCCAGGGGCATCTGTTCGGGGCCCTCTCCCCTCGTTCTTGTCCTTCTGGTGTGCTCTTGCCCAACGGTACGGAGTTGGCGTGTTTCTTATTTGTCACTGCTATGATATATGGGGTTACTGCAATGCTGCCATCTTTTCTTCCCCGGCCAGTGCTGGGGGTGGGACTGGCAGAGGCCGGTGTTGTGCAATGTCTGTGCCAAAGGGGACAGGGAAAGTCTGTAGCCTCTGGGTGCCTGGGTTTCCAGACAGCACAGGGGGACTAATAGCTGTGCCCTCCTCCAAGAAGTTGCACGGTGATCAGATGTTCGTGAGGCAATCTGATCCTACAGTAACAGTGGCCATTTGAGGAGGTGAAATAGTTGAGTGGCATGCAGTTCTTATATCAGTGAGTTAATCTCCTGCTAAGTCCTGAATGTGCCTAATTTGAAATGTGGTTTACGTGGAGTAATGAGAAAGTGCCTAGTTGTAAGCGCCCTTCTATCCAAAACACTCAAGAGCTTTGTGACATCTTCCTGATTTCATTAACATTTAAtgctgtgttttaattttttggtTTCTGCAACCTGAGGtacagcagagggaaaaaagctGAATCATTTCATGCACAATTTACTGTGGCCTGTGAAAACTGAGTTTGTTTTCCTCGTCTCTTCTGTCCCCAGAGGCCTTAGTTATTAATGACCCTGACTTCCAGCACGAGGATTTGAACTTCCTCTCCCGAAGCCAGCGCTATGAGCAAGCCATCAGGAAGAGTTCTCTGATGGTTATGAAGTTAAGAGAATATGGAATTGCAGATCCGGAGGAGATCTACTGGTTTAAAAGGTACCTAGCTGTAGCGTTTGCTTCTTATATTCACTCTTATCATCACCAAGGTCATTAAAGCTGCACCTTTGTTCCTATGTTAGCTGTTCAAAGAAAACTAAAGACCTGCAGCAAAGCCCATTGAAGTTTTGGCTTCAAGGCTTCAGTGAATTTCCCATGAAGGCCTGTTGTCCTGAACGTTGTGTTTCCTTAGTGTTTTGGCTAGAAATCCAACACTGATGGTTACAGCCCTTCTATTATGTGTGGTGCAGAAGGTTAAAAATGGGGCTGGTAGTCTGACTTGCCAAAATGTGTGAGGaatatactgaaatatttaactGTGAGCAGATCTGACGAGGCAGGAGCTTCGAATGAAGTCTCCTAAAGCTTATTGCCCCACTTTGTGTTGAGACCTAACAAAGTTGCGTTACAGGCAGACTTGAAAATGTTCCAAGGTGGCTTAGAAGTTCTTGTTTATGTTTTTTCAGTCCCATATCTCAAGCTCCGTGGTGCTATAGTGGTTCCCTTTGACCTAGATACTTTTTATTGTATCTGACCTTTAGTTTATCTGATAGTATTATCCCTGGgtaaagttaataaaaataaaactgtctttACAACTGAATTTCATTGCTTCCAGCTTGGAGGAGTTTCTGACTTTGTATTTCTCCCTTAATTCTATTAAGCTCGCTCTGATACAATCAAATAAACTGATTAACGGGGATTGCGCAGCTCTAGAACTCTGCACATAAGACCATGAATGTATCCTCTGGCACACTAATGAGGCATTGCACattatttaatgtactggtAGAATCACGAGCCCTCTGATGGGATTTGCAGAAGAGCTGCCGCTGGCCTCATGGTGTGAATATTGGAACTAGTTAATTGAGAACACCTTGTCTGCTGAGGGCTGAATTTCAGAGAAGCTGGTCTGCACCGACCAACGTCATGAAAGTTCTCGTGGAGAACTCTGTCAAAGTTCTTTGGAAAGCTGGTGTTGTTGGACAGTGATAACCATTAAGTTCACTGACTGCGCTAGATTGCAGTTACTGGATGGTAAAAGTCAATCATTAATTTTTTCCTACACCAGCATTTTCCTACTGGAGGCAATAGGGGAGTTTCTTCAGTTACTACTGTGGAGAAAATTCAGAGAGGTATATCCAGTATACCAGCTGGCGAATTTCCATGAAGTTTGCAATGTAAATGCTGTCTTTCGGGAAAGACATCTAGTGTTAGCATTTAGCTAACAGTATTTTATAAATCAGGACACTTCTGAATAATCGCATGGTAGATTCTAGTTTATTTCCAAAGATTCATTTTAGAGTCGGCAGCTCTTAACTTTGACTGGATAAAAACTCCATTATTGCATGTAGGTTCCAAATAATACATTCATATCTCTTGTGATTGAACAGATAGGTGTGACCAGTCAAGTTCATGATCCAaaaatcaacaggaaaaaatggagaaagctTACTTATTTTCAGAGTCGACTCCAGTTGCAGGTATTCAGGATCTCCAGAGATAATTGCAGCTATTGTAGACTGACTGTTTTCCAATGACTTCTGTAAAAAGAGCATGTAGAAGAATGAAGAGTAGTACACACACTTCTTACTAATAAGAGAAGTTTGTTTGCTCTAAGAACCATATCAGAACACGCTGTTAATAATGATTTGAATTTATTATGTCTAGTGTTTGCAAGGGAGGGTATTGGAGTAGTGATTCTTAATGTatggaagaaaaagtatttaTCGTCCCTTGATTtcatatgcattttaaaatctgttcccATTTTCTTGCATGTTGGGTGACAAACTATGATTTTTATACCTAACCAGTCCCACCCAAATACCCAAGTGTGTTAATCAGTGCTAACTAGATGGGACTTTGTGGAAAAGCGAACGTGGAGTTTATTCAGTTTTCCAAATGGGAAAACTGAGTGGCTCTGGTGTTGTGACATGCCTTAATGAAGTTTATGAAATAGATTGATGCCCGTGATTATGTTGTCAAGTTGAACTTACCAGATTTCTACATACGGAAGCTTAAGATATTTTGCAATAATCCCTCTCACCTTGTGACTGTCCCCAAAGAGCAGGAACTTGTTCGTTTATGTAGGCAGTGACTGTTAGTGAGCCTTTTGGGGCGTTTTCAGATAGTTTTCCTGTAGCTGTTGTATGTTGTTGGAAGTTCATTGGGTAACTTTGTATCACGAAATGACCAACATCATAGCTTGATTGATGAGGAATGCTTCCATCAGGTGACCTGAAGGTGTGCTTAAACACTTGTTGCTGCTGAGATATGCTGAACTGAATATTCCTCCAAAACATGAGATCTATTAAATGTGTAGAGAAGCCATTTTAATTGTTTCTTATCTAGAcaatttttcttgtgttttaacATGTCAGCACTGCAATCACTGTTGTGGCTGCTGTTCATGAAGGCCAGCAGCCTTAATGTGCTAATATTTGAGGTTTCTTTTACAGTCCAATTACAGCAAAATGTAAGTCAGCATGAAAAACGGGATATTGTTCTGACATCCACAGTGCTACACAGCTCTTTGAAGGGAGCAATCTGGTGAATCCTAATTCACCTTCAAATTTAAATAGCCTTCACTGAGGAAAAAGGGATTAAGTGGAGAAGAGAAAATAGGGCACAGAGAAAAGGTCTGAGAGCTGCAAGTCAGCAGATGCTTCCTTTACTCGTAAGCACTGTGTGAATGTGCACTTCCGTTGCGAGAATGTGTCTGCCTCTCGTTTTGGTGTTCAGGTTAGTGTATCAAACCAGAAAAATTGTAATAGGGGCGCTACCGGCCACTGCTAAATTCATTTAGAGTAGATGAGGCTGGCTGTTTTTTTTGGTACAGCTGGAAAAGGGATTGGTTACTATGTGGTTGTTAGCTCTGAAGTCAATCAGCGCAGGTCAGACATAGCCCCAGTTTCTTGCCCACCGAGAGGTTCTTCACACTCTTCCTTGAGAGTTGCCTCAAGAACTGCAACAGGAAGAACGTTTTGCTTGCAGATATTGCTTTAAAGTAAACAATCCTACTCTGTAACCCAGTTCTGCAGGCTGagtgtcctgggtctgtcccctctgtcctaattgaaaccaggacactgagAATGTCTTTGCAGTTGCTCATTTAGCTCTGGAGTGTCAGGCAAACACTTAGCTTTACTACTTAGTTTTTAGTACTTTATTGTACTCTGTCTATGGATTACAGAGTTGTacaatggtttgggttggaaggaagatgaccttaaaggtcatctaattGCAACCTCCCCCCAGACCAGCTTGCCCAAAGCTccattcagcctggccttgaacacttccaggcaTGGACTATCCCCAGCTtctctaggcagcctgttccagtgccttaccaccctctgagtaaagttttttttccttatatctaacctaaacctaccctcttttagtttaagccattcccccttgtacTATCTTTATATcccctgacaaagagttcctctccagctctcctgtatccccctttaggtactggtaGGACATGATAGGGTTGATATTTGTGCAATCAGACAAATCTGTTAAATCCCAGTACCTTTTACTGTGTAGGTGTAAAGGAAAAACCCACCGAAGAAACCACAACAATGCTGCAAAATATTGTCTCCCTATTTGTATAGCATTTGAAAGCccttgttcaaaaaaaaaaataacttctgctTTGCAGggagatgtgctgctgctgtaggCAACATAATATTTTCTGCTAAGGGAAGCGACTGCCTTGATCCCAAGAACTCTAGGCACTGTGCTTTCATTCACACCAGCTGAAAGCACATTAATAGCAAGTATGAGATCACTTAATGATGCGAATTTTGCTCCTGGCTCATTTGGTCTTGTTCAACAGCACAGTTTCTAAGTGAACGTGTCTTCACCATGTAGTTCAGTGGTCCTGAAGAAGCATCGTCCTGCTCTCTCGCCCTAAGGCTGATTTGCACAGTTTGTGTAGGGATCTGTTCTGAActataaatgttttattctctGCTCCCAGGCATTCGTTCCTAGCATAGTGTAAAACGCCAGCCACAAATGCTGCTGTAATTTGAAAAACTGGATGCATAATATCTGCTACTCAGTGCAGGTCTGCACCAGCAACAAACTTCAGTCTGCTTCCCGGGCAGGTGTTAATACCCCACGATGGAAGGAGGCACTTCCCTTGCCAATACCTCGAGCAGGTGGAAGAGATCTTGTGTGTAGGTATTCATGTAGATCACATGTTTCTCTTCTATATTTGAGTCTGGATGGAATAAGCATCCACGTGCAGCAGGTGGAAGATGAAAGAACTTCAGGCTCTGCAGAACGCTGAAGGGAAGATGCAGTTGCTACGTAGCTTTTACCCAGCGAAACTTTGCAGCACGTTTGTCCCAGGGTTTGTTTCACTGGAAGCAGAATTTGCCTGCCATTGTGGCTACAAAtcatgaaataatttgttttgatGAAGCCTGTGTAAGATGTTTGATTTTTCCTTACATTCCACTACTAACCTGTAAGAGTTTTAATGGGAGGTGAGCTCAACATCTCACAGCTTATGGAAGCAGACACAGGTAATACAGAGCTCTTCAGAAAAGCACTTGGTCACCTAAGAAGCTTCTTCCTTTTCAATACGTAGTGCTTCTAAAAATAACAGCCTAGTTCTACGCCACTAGCAGCAGTGGGATTTATTCCCACCAAGCATGAGGGATAGGGGGAAAAGTAATTTGGTTTTCCTGTCCACTGTTTTAAGTTCCCAGTGCATCTTTATAgcacagttctttttttctagCTACATAACGACAGCTTAAATCATAGCATgaagaaaatgtctgaaataaatgtttcccATTAGCATTCCTTCTGATTCCTCCATGTTTGGAGGTTGCTCATGGGACAAAGAAAAGTCGAAATAGCAAACATTATCTTATGCTACAGTTGGAGAAAAGCCTTTCAGGATCTTGTTCTCAGTGAGACTGAGATCCAGATCCCTCTATTTCTCTCCTGTAGAACATGCTTGGGCAATTTTCCTGAACCTTTTGGTCTACACTTCAGCATGTTTCAAACAACCATACAGAGCCAAGCGACTGATgctcagaagaagaaatggCTGCCTCTTGTCCATGGAGTCAAGATAGTTGGCACCTACGCCCAAACCGAAATGGGACATGGTTAGTTCCCTTCAGGGATCGCTGGGTAACCTCTTTTCTGTAACTCCAGTTTATAAACTGATAATGCTCCCTGCGTAAATCTGAAAGGGGAAAGGTAAAGTAACTTGGTTAACCACTGATGTCTCCAGCTTGATAGCTGGAGAGCAGTTCTGTCTCTCATCCTAAAACGCAGGGTTAATTTTGGTCTTTTCCAGAATGCACCTCTTAGCTGTTCACTGACTTCATATCTGTTTGCCTTTGATTTAAGATGAGGAGGTTGTTATAAGCCCTGGGAGTCCGAATTTCAGTTGAACTAGTTGGAACATGTCAGTCAACAGTACTGCAGATTTCATTTTAGCCTGGATTGAGGCATGTGTTGCGGAGCTCGTAGTGCATGATCAGCCTGCATAAACAAGTCAGGCCTACAGCTTCAGATGCAGTGTAACATGATGAGATTCGCGTTTTGTGCCCCTGAAAGTAAGGCATGCTTTGCCCCAAGCACTGTCCTTCCAGGTGCTATTCCACTGCAGCTGTCTAACTTCATGGAAGGGTCTCGGttccaaagaaggaaaaacatcttACTCCTACTATCAAGGAAAACTACCTTCAGTTATTCATATGGAAGAATGTTTAATGGATAAGAACACGGAATTTTAGCCCAGAACCTGGAATTACAGTTCTTAAATACCAGTAAGAATTAACAGACCAAAGATGTCAGAACATGTGCTGGCACCTGAGCCTGGAAAGCAGGATGTGTACAAGCCTGGACAACTGCTCAAGTTGGATGGTAATAGCCAAATTGGATGCCTGCTTGGTAGGTTACATTACTTGTGCTAGCTGAAATCTTCGTAGAATGTGCAACGGAGGAATTCCCATCGTCTGTTCTGCTTCAGAGAGATGGAGTTAGCAAACTGAACTCAACATGGGAAGCGGAGTCAAATGGCTGACAAAAATGCTTGCTAACcatgtttgctttttcacaCCGCCTTCTTTAAATCAGGCACACGTCCACACCAAAGTGATTTGGTTTACTTGCTGTTTCACATTAGATCATTGCACTTTCTTGCCTGGTGATGGTTGGGTTTGCTTGCAGCTCTCCTGTTTGGTAGTAAAATGTCTACTTTGACACTTAATAGAATTAATGCAATGATAACATAGAAAAGTGAATATACCTGCTGTGCTGAATAATGAAAGTACGATGGTTTGGCATTCTTGCTGTGAATGCTGGGCACCTGTTCCATAAGTAAAGCTTCTGTAATAATTGTTACTGAGCTCTGCTTAATTTAAGCCTGATGTTTAGAAACTGGTGATGGGGGAAAGAGCCCTCTGAACTGAATCCCAGCCTGGATGGGTAGTTGGTCAAATTTTAACCTAGGGAGTACCTTCTGGTAGTCTGTAGTGGTTTTAACCTGTTTCATAGTgaatgattaaaaagaaaacagaagaaggcATAAAACACTGGGCTGAAAGGGAAacacaaaggagaaataaaaatactatgTTGCTTCTTCCTGGCTTATAGCTAGGGCTAGTAAGTAGGGactttttctcagtttttgtCTATCA contains:
- the TEN1 gene encoding CST complex subunit TEN1 isoform X1 → MWGKPGGSGGLPVAVHVGLWWGKAVSFHARGGCCTQHSAGKAGSSCSPLAGGDIGTAGVSGQSHPAPGQVQVGRSSDLLSYRLLEMLPNAGVYYFPWEINSSVPEGEALRTFGRLSCYDLARSEAILSAQHSEAQHRVRVDTRLVEPFEAQLGSLYMVLGEAEHREGENPVIKARILTCVEGMNVPLLEQAIQEQRKYFSERQQRMGTDTS